CCAATGTGTGGGTTCAAGCAGATAACATGTACGGTTTTGCAGGAATACTAAAAGTATATGTGCAAAACTTTGGAACTGTAGATGCATTCTGTATAGATATCTTCACACCCATAGATGATACTGATGATCTCCTTGTTAATGGACCTTTACCTGGTACAGCTGGAGACTTATCAAGTGAAGTGGATTGGGGTAAAGTTAATTATTTACTCAAAACTTATTACTCAAGTTCAATGAGCAGTAACGAAGCTGCAGCATTACAATGTGCAATCTGGTACTTCACATCAGCTCCGTATGGAACATACTCTGCCGGTAAAACCAAATGGCAATATTTGACCTACACTTCCAGTATAAATCGCAACAGATATGATGGAATGACTCAGAGTGGGAGTAACAGTGTAGTAACTCGAGCCTGGCAGATGATAAACGCAGCAACATCCATAGATTACCCTTACCAGATCACACTAGAACCAGAAACAACCAGAGTGGCCAATGGAGGAACTGTTACCTTAACTGCCACAGTTCGTGACCAAAATGGTGATGTAATGTCTGGTGTAACTGTCAATTTCTCCACTGATAAAGGATCAATAACCACTTCTGGAACCACCAATTCAAATGGACAGGTAACTGCAACCTTATCTGGAGTTCCCAGTAACAGTACCGCCACAGTTTTAGCAGGAGTAAGTGGGAAATACGGAAACCTGCTATACGATAACCCAAATGACCCTGCACAGAACCTGGTAGTACCTAACCTTTTAGCTTACACCATCAGGGATTACTCATACATTAACTTCGATGCAACTGCCAATGTAACACTCACCCAGACAGTAAATGGTGTTACTGGTTCAACACCACAGGTGAATGTAGGAGATCCTGTGACTTATGTTGTCACTGCCACCAATACTGGACCATCTACGGCAACAGGAATATTAATAAGTGATATAATCCCCTCAGGATTAAGTAACGTTACTGTTACAGCTTCAAACGGTAACATATATTATGATTCAACCAATGGAATATGGACCATAGCATCATTATCCAATGGTTCCAGTGTCACTTTAACCATAAGTGGATATGCTAGCAGTGCAATGGCTGGACAAACCACCACTAACACTGCTAACAGAACTGCACAGGACCAGTACAATGGTAAAGCCACCAGTACTTCAGCATCAGTTTACACCAGAAAAACAGATCTCGTATTATCACAGACTGTTAATGGTCAATCAACTGGTAGTATAACCGGAAATGTTGGTGATAACATCACTTACATAGTGACTGTTAAAAACAACGGACCAGACACAGCAACCAACATCAACATCAAAGATGTTCTACCGGGACTTACAGGAGCCACAATAACACCCAGCGTGGGAACCTACAACAGCACCACTGGAATATGGACCATACCCACACTTGCCAGTGGAGTAAACGCAACCCTAACCATAAAAGGATTAATTGGATCCAGTATGGCTGGACTAAACACCACCAACGTGGCCAACGTAACCAGCCAAACTGAATACGACCCAACAATAGCTGGAAGCACAAGTATACCAGTGTACACCAAACTGGCCAACGTAACCATAACCCAAACCATAAACAATGGCAGCAGCGCAACAGCCAACGTAGGAGACACAATAACCTACGTAATAACCGCAGCGAACAGTGGTCTGGATGCAGCCACAGGATTACAAATAGCTGATTTACTACCAAGCGGATTGAGTAACATAAACTACAATATAAATGGAGTAGGAACTTACAACTCCACCACTGGACTGTGGAATATAGGAACTTTAACCAAAGGCACAACCACCATCCTAACCATAACCGGAAAAATCACCACAGCCCTGGCTGGACTAACCACCACCAACTACGCCAACAGAACAGCACAAAATGAATACAACCCCTCCACAAACACCACCAACACCACACTATACACCAACCAGGCAAACGTGGGTTTAACTCAAACTGTTAATGGTGGAAGCAGTGCCACAGTTAATGTGGGAGACACTGTGACCATATTGGTTACCGCTACCAACAATGGACCGAACAGTGCCAGTAACATTAACATTAGCGAATTATTACCGGCAGGATTTACACCAGATTCCATAACAGCGGGAACTGGAAGCAGTTACTCTGGAGGAGTATGGGCCATATCTTCAATGGCCAATGGTGCAAACACAACTTTAACCATAACAGGTAAAGCAACTGCTGCCATGGCTGGTGTAACTGTTAATAACACTGTAAACCGGACCAGTCAGACTGAATACAACGGTTTACCAAGCAGCAACACTGCTACAATTTACACTAAACTTTCAGATCCAATACTTACCCAAACTGTAAACAACCAAGATACCGGCTCAGTAACCGTGAATGTTGGAGACACAGTTAAATACGTTGTTAATGCTTACTGCAGTGGACCAGATAATGCCACAAAAATCAACATTAAAGACGTGGTGCCTGCAGGATTAACTGATGTGACTGTAACTCCTTCAGTGGGAACTTACAACTCAACCACTGGAATCTGGACCATTGACTTCCTGGAAGTACACACCAGTGCTACTTTAACCATAATTGGTAAAGCTGGAATCAGCATAGCTGGCACCAACATAACCAATAATGCACTTGAAATTAACCAGACAGAATATAACCCTACACCAGGTAACAGTACCAGTATTCCAGTTTATACCAAACTGGCAGATGTTGCTCTCACCCAAACTGGTGGTTATCAGAGCGATTCAGTGACCTTCATTGTCACTGCTACTAACAATGGACCAGACAGTGCCACTAACATAAACATTAAGGACATGATACCATCCGGACTAACCTGTGTTACTGTAACTCCAAGTGTCGGAACTTATAATTCCACCACTGGAATCTGGACCATACCGGAATTATTGAGCGGTACATTTGCTACTCTGAATATAACTGGTACTGCAACACCAACAACTACTGTTACTAATACTGCCAACAAAACAAAACAAACGGAATATGATCCTAAAACTCTTGAAAACACAACATTAAGCGTTTATATTCCTAGTGTTAAAATGATCTTGTATCTGTATCCTGCATATTACGATACAAAAGCAGGGACTTATCAAACAAAATCAGACACTGGAAACTCACTTGTATACTGCATAGACCTTAGAAACAACGGGATTGACGACGCAACAGGAGTCATAGTCAAATTTGTTTTAGGAGATGGATATGAATTCATTGACTGTAACATGGAAAGTATGAACAGTCAAGGAATTAATAGTTTCAGTTACGACAATAGCACCCGAACTATAACATGGAACATTGGTTACATGCCCGCAAAAGGCATGTCATATCTAAAAGTATTCCTAAATGTAATTGGATCGACAACAACATCAAACTTAACAGTCAATGCCAGTATAAGCGGAGTAAAACAATATGACGTATATGACACACGCAAATCAGCAAATTACACAATAACCACACCCACATCCGCAGACATACAAGTAGAACAAACCCAAGAAACAAAAACAGACACAGAAAACAACACACATGTCACATACACAATAACCGTAACAAATAATGGACCAGACAACGCCACAGGAGTACAAATAACCGACATCCTGTCAACAAAATTAATAAACATAACCTATGCAATATCATATGACAATGGACAAACCTGGACCGAGAGCGACAAAGCATACAACTCAACAAATGGAATTTGGAACATAGGAAACCTTACCAACAATAACAAAGTCATCTTGAAAATCACAGCACTAGTAAATGGAACTGGAACAATCAAAAACACCGCAACACGAACAGCTATAAATGAAAAAGACTACAATTACGACAACAACGCACAAACATGCATTCTCACAGTTTCGGGGCAATATGATCCCAGTGTTAAGATGATCTTATATTTATATCCATCATATTACGATACAAAAGCAGGGACTTATCAAACAAAATCAGACACTGGAAACTCACTTGTATACTGCATAGACCTTAGAAACAACGGGATTGACGACGCAACAGGAGTCATAGTCAAATTTGTTTTAGGAGATGGATATGAATTCATTGACTGTAACATGGAAAGTATGAACAGTCAAGGAATTAATAGTTTCAGTTACGACAATAGCACCCGAACTATAACATGGAACATTGGTTACATGCCCGCAAAAGGCATGTCATATCTAAAAGTATTCCTAAATGTAATTGGATCGACAACAACATCAAACTTAACAGTCAATGCCAGTATAAGCGGAGTAAAACAATATGACGTATATGACACACGCAAATCAGCAAATTACACAATAACCACACCCACATCCGCAGACATACAAGTAGAACAAACCCAAGAAACAAAAACAGACACAGAAAACAACACACATGTCACATACACAATAACCGTAACAAATAATGGACCAGACAACGCCACAGGAGTACAAATAACCGACATCCTGTCAACAAAATTAATAAACATAACCTATGCAATATCATATGACAATGGACAAACCTGGACCGAGAGCGACAAAGCATACAACTCAACAAATGGAATTTGGAACATAGGAAACCTTACCAACAATAACAAAGTCATCTTGAAAATCACAGCACTAGTAAATGGAACTGGTGTCATTACTAATACTGCAACACGAACAGCTATAAATGAAAAAGACTACAATTATAACAATAATGCACAAACATGCATTATGACTATTTCCTAAAGAATAAATTTAACAGGGAGTTAAAAAAATGAAGGGGAAAAAATACACTAAACCCACACTAAAAATTCATGGTAATTTAAAAAAAATCACCAAAGGCAAATATGAAGGGGGTGGAGACTATGATACAGGTTCTCCTTACTCTTAACTTTTTCGTGAATTTTTTAAATTAATTTTTCTTTTTTTAACCATTGATATAGCTGATAAATTAACCATATTGAATAAGGTGAATCTGAAACTTGTATTCCATTAATGAAGTTTCTGTAAATTTCTGTAATTTTATCATAATTAATATAATGTTCAATAAGGTTATTTTTTGAAAGAAAAATTTTATTCAAATTATTCTTTTCTAATAACATATTTTCTTTGTACAAAGAATTTAGATTTGCTTTATCTGTTCTCCATTGATTCATTTCGGGCAATATACCCTCCATGGCCAATCTTAGTATATATCTGTTCCACCCATACTTAAATTTCATTTCAGTGGGAATGGAATAACAAAATTCCACTAATCTTTTATCCAAAAAAGGATATCTTTGTTCAATAGAAAAAACTGCTGATGCTCTATCGCGCATTTCAAGCATATAAATATTGGCATTTTCAATTGCATGAAGATGATTTTTTTTAGCAGTATTTGCTTTGAAATAATCCAAGGAAAAATTTTCCCAACATTTCTCAGCGTTTAACTGTTTAGAAAATTTTTTATTCAAAACAATAGGTCCTGGAATAATAGTTTGATGCTTTTTGACTAATTTTTTGATTGATAGAGGAATTAAAACAAAAACTAAATTGTATAAAAAAATATTGAATATTTTTTTATTTGAGGTTTTAGAATAGTAATAAATTTCTTTTAGTAATTTTTTCCATTTGAAACTTATAAATAAGTCTCGAAAGTAATAGTGACCAAAAGAAATAATTGAATCACCACCAGATCCTCCTAATGATACTCGAATACCTTGATGTTCCATTTTATTATAAAGTTCCCAAATAATTCTTATATTAGGTATCATTAGTGGTTGTTCTTGATGCGATAAAATATTATCAACATCATCAAGAAGATTTATAGTATCCCCATAAATGAAAATAGGAGTAGTATTAACAAAATTAGTGATACTGTCGATATAAGTTTTTTCATCCCTTTCATCATGTTTATGAAAGATTAGTGAAAAGGAGTTTATGTTAGTTAAAGAACCTTGTGAATCATATATTTTTTTTAGCAACACACAAAACAGAAGAAGAATCTAATCCCCCGCTTAGTTCAAAACCTATTGGAAAATTACTTCTCATTCTACAATAAACAGAACTAACAAATATTTCTTGAAATGCTTTTATATATTGATCTTCTGAATTATAAACAATCTTGGAGTTTGGATTGAGTTCCCAGTATTTATTCATTTTTACAGAATTGTTAGTTATGTTCAAAAAATGAGCGGGAAATAATCTTAAAACATTTTCATAAAAAGTTAATTTATGATCATCATAGCCCATTAAAAAAAAAGATAGTTTAATCTTATTTAAAATTTTTTTAACATTAAGAAAAATAGTTTTCATCTCTGTTGAAAAATAAAAGATTTTGTCAGAAAGATAATAGTAAAACGGCTTAACTCCCATGTGATCCCTGGCACAAAATAACTGCTGCTTGCTTTTATCCCATATTACAAAGGCAAAATCCCCCAAAAGTTTTTCAGGACAATTTTCTCCCCATTTTTCATAAGCTTT
This DNA window, taken from uncultured Methanobacterium sp., encodes the following:
- a CDS encoding invasin domain 3-containing protein, coding for MYGFAGILKVYVQNFGTVDAFCIDIFTPIDDTDDLLVNGPLPGTAGDLSSEVDWGKVNYLLKTYYSSSMSSNEAAALQCAIWYFTSAPYGTYSAGKTKWQYLTYTSSINRNRYDGMTQSGSNSVVTRAWQMINAATSIDYPYQITLEPETTRVANGGTVTLTATVRDQNGDVMSGVTVNFSTDKGSITTSGTTNSNGQVTATLSGVPSNSTATVLAGVSGKYGNLLYDNPNDPAQNLVVPNLLAYTIRDYSYINFDATANVTLTQTVNGVTGSTPQVNVGDPVTYVVTATNTGPSTATGILISDIIPSGLSNVTVTASNGNIYYDSTNGIWTIASLSNGSSVTLTISGYASSAMAGQTTTNTANRTAQDQYNGKATSTSASVYTRKTDLVLSQTVNGQSTGSITGNVGDNITYIVTVKNNGPDTATNINIKDVLPGLTGATITPSVGTYNSTTGIWTIPTLASGVNATLTIKGLIGSSMAGLNTTNVANVTSQTEYDPTIAGSTSIPVYTKLANVTITQTINNGSSATANVGDTITYVITAANSGLDAATGLQIADLLPSGLSNINYNINGVGTYNSTTGLWNIGTLTKGTTTILTITGKITTALAGLTTTNYANRTAQNEYNPSTNTTNTTLYTNQANVGLTQTVNGGSSATVNVGDTVTILVTATNNGPNSASNINISELLPAGFTPDSITAGTGSSYSGGVWAISSMANGANTTLTITGKATAAMAGVTVNNTVNRTSQTEYNGLPSSNTATIYTKLSDPILTQTVNNQDTGSVTVNVGDTVKYVVNAYCSGPDNATKINIKDVVPAGLTDVTVTPSVGTYNSTTGIWTIDFLEVHTSATLTIIGKAGISIAGTNITNNALEINQTEYNPTPGNSTSIPVYTKLADVALTQTGGYQSDSVTFIVTATNNGPDSATNINIKDMIPSGLTCVTVTPSVGTYNSTTGIWTIPELLSGTFATLNITGTATPTTTVTNTANKTKQTEYDPKTLENTTLSVYIPSVKMILYLYPAYYDTKAGTYQTKSDTGNSLVYCIDLRNNGIDDATGVIVKFVLGDGYEFIDCNMESMNSQGINSFSYDNSTRTITWNIGYMPAKGMSYLKVFLNVIGSTTTSNLTVNASISGVKQYDVYDTRKSANYTITTPTSADIQVEQTQETKTDTENNTHVTYTITVTNNGPDNATGVQITDILSTKLINITYAISYDNGQTWTESDKAYNSTNGIWNIGNLTNNNKVILKITALVNGTGTIKNTATRTAINEKDYNYDNNAQTCILTVSGQYDPSVKMILYLYPSYYDTKAGTYQTKSDTGNSLVYCIDLRNNGIDDATGVIVKFVLGDGYEFIDCNMESMNSQGINSFSYDNSTRTITWNIGYMPAKGMSYLKVFLNVIGSTTTSNLTVNASISGVKQYDVYDTRKSANYTITTPTSADIQVEQTQETKTDTENNTHVTYTITVTNNGPDNATGVQITDILSTKLINITYAISYDNGQTWTESDKAYNSTNGIWNIGNLTNNNKVILKITALVNGTGVITNTATRTAINEKDYNYNNNAQTCIMTIS
- a CDS encoding asparagine synthase-related protein — protein: MLKKIYDSQGSLTNINSFSLIFHKHDERDEKTYIDSITNFVNTTPIFIYGDTINLLDDVDNILSHQEQPLMIPNIRIIWELYNKMEHQGIRVSLGGSGGDSIISFGHYYFRDLFISFKWKKLLKEIYYYSKTSNKKIFNIFLYNLVFVLIPLSIKKLVKKHQTIIPGPIVLNKKFSKQLNAEKCWENFSLDYFKANTAKKNHLHAIENANIYMLEMRDRASAVFSIEQRYPFLDKRLVEFCYSIPTEMKFKYGWNRYILRLAMEGILPEMNQWRTDKANLNSLYKENMLLEKNNLNKIFLSKNNLIEHYINYDKITEIYRNFINGIQVSDSPYSIWLIYQLYQWLKKEKLI
- a CDS encoding asparagine synthase-related protein, yielding MSGITGIFRRDGKDVDPADIKKMNDKIAHRGPDGSKVWCEGPVALGHQMLHTTHESLHETLPFEDEESGLIITADARIDNRNDLAPQLGIEDNEYVSDSYFILKAYEKWGENCPEKLLGDFAFVIWDKSKQQLFCARDHMGVKPFYYYLSDKIFYFSTEMKTIFLNVKKILNKIKLSFFLMGYDDHKLTFYENVLRLFPAHFLNITNNSVKMNKYWELNPNSKIVYNSEDQYIKAFQEIFVSSVYCRMRSNFPIGFELSGGLDSSSVLCVAKKNI